A genomic region of Arachis stenosperma cultivar V10309 chromosome 9, arast.V10309.gnm1.PFL2, whole genome shotgun sequence contains the following coding sequences:
- the LOC130951412 gene encoding probable receptor-like protein kinase At5g24010, giving the protein MEIPKPFILLLLLLFIPSFSVSTFTPIDNYLINCGSNTNASLFNRPFIAEEQGSTFLSSENSIPLKLQNPPPNLPLLYHTARVFTTNARYRFNMKRNGTNFVRFHFYTFKAPSFDLKHAKFSVFVNGVSLLRYFQQVNNSVMVKEFILKIESEFVEILFRPVATGGGSNSGFGFVNGLEVFSAPEDLVTDYGARFVGASGVEEFKNLSSQVLETVHRINVGGLKITPFNDTLWRTWIPDEGFLVFKHAAKSAFTDHTPNYQKGGATPEIAPDNVYMTAQQMNRENSSLASRFNITWNFSVDTGGVPHLVRLHFCDFVSPALNLLYFDVYINGYTAIKDLDLSSLTFHMLASPYYVDFVTDSDDSGIIQISVGPSDLSSSIRMNAILNGAEILKMVNVIDSSAAHWKKRLWIWIGSVSGGIVVLCLVVAAFLLAIRCRKKKPKRGAVESVGWTPLQMYGGSSNSRMSEPGSNGYTGLKIPFADIQFATNDFDKSLVIGSGGFGMVYKGVLRDNVKVAVKRGMPGSRQGLPEFHTEITVLSKIRHHHLVSLVGFCEENSEMILVYEYVEKGPLKRHLYGSSGLPPLSWKQRLEICIGAARGLHYLHTGFAQGIIHRDIKSTNILLDENYVAKVADFGLSRSGPCINETHVSTGVKGSFGYLDPEYFRRQQLTDKSDVYSFGVVLFEVLCARPAVDPQLTREQVNLAEWALEYLEKGMLEHIVDPRIAGQIEPRSLKKFGETAEKCLAEYGVDRPTMGDVLWNLEYALQLQESRQQRELRAGISADESVNVTTTIAPGNSSSNRTIVRDYSDVSSSQVFSQLMTNEGR; this is encoded by the coding sequence tccCTTCCTTCTCAGTTTCTACCTTTACTCCCATAGATAACTACCTTATCAACTGTGGCTCAAACACCAATGCTTCACTCTTCAACAGACCCTTCATTGCTGAAGAACAAGGTTCCACCTTTCTCTCTTCAGAAAACTCTATCCCACTCAAACTCCAAAACCCACCTCCAAATTTGCCTCTTTTGTATCACACAGCAAGAGTCTTCACCACCAACGCAAGGTACAGGTTCAACATGAAGAGAAACGGCACCAACTTTGTGCGTTTCCATTTCTACACTTTTAAAGCTCCGAGTTTTGACCTCAAGCATGCTAAATTCAGTGTCTTTGTTAATGGGGTCTCACTTTTAAGGTATTTCCAGCAAGTTAATAATAGTGTCATGGTTAAAGAGTTTATCTTGAAGATAGAATCAgaatttgttgaaattttgtttAGGCCTGTTGCTACTGGTGGGGGTAGCAACTCAGGATTTGGATTTGTGAATGGTTTAGAGGTTTTTTCTGCTCCTGAAGATTTGGTTACAGATTATGGAGCTAGGTTTGTTGGTGCTTCTGGGGTGGAAGAGTTCAAGAACCTTTCATCTCAGGTTTTAGAAACTGTTCATAGAATCAATGTTGGTGGTTTGAAAATAACACCATTTAATGATACCCTTTGGAGGACTTGGATCCCTGATGAGGGTTTTCTTGTTTTCAAGCATGCAGCTAAGTCTGCATTTACTGATCACACACCAAATTACCAGAAGGGAGGGGCAACACCAGAGATTGCCCCTGATAATGTTTACATGACTGCTCAGCAGATGAATAGGGAGAACTCGAGTTTAGCTTCGAGGTTCAACATAACTTGGAATTTTTCTGTGGATACCGGTGGTGTTCCTCACCTTGTGAGGTTGCATTTCTGCGATTTCGTTAGCCCTGCGCTTAATTTGCTCTACTTTGATGTGTATATCAATGGCTACACTGCAATTAAGGATCTTGATTTGTCGTCCCTTACGTTCCACATGCTTGCTTCTCCATACTATGTGGATTTTGTCACTGACTCGGATGATTCCGGTATTATTCAAATAAGTGTTGGTCCTTCTGATCTTAGCAGTTCTATAAGGATGAATGCCATATTGAATGGAGCAGAGATACTGAAGATGGTCAATGTTATCGATTCCAGTGCTGCACATTGGAAGAAAAGATTGTGGATTTGGATTGGTTCAGTCTCTGGAGGAATTGTTGTCTTGTGTTTAGTTGTAGCTGCTTTTCTACTTGCTATCAGATGCAGGAAGAAGAAACCAAAGCGAGGAGCCGTCGAAAGCGTTGGATGGACACCTTTACAAATGTATGGAGGGAGTTCCAACAGTAGAATGTCTGAACCTGGTTCTAATGGATACACTGGCTTGAAGATCCCCTTTGCAGATATACAATTCGCGACGAATGATTTCGATAAAAGTTTGGTGATAGGGTCTGGTGGGTTTGGTATGGTTTACAAAGGAGTACTCAGAGACAATGTTAAGGTTGCTGTTAAGAGAGGCATGCCTGGGTCAAGACAGGGACTTCCGGAATTTCATACCGAGATAACTGTTTTGTCCAAAATTCGCCATCATCACCTCGTTTCGCTGGTTGGTTTTTGTGAAGAGAATTCGGAGATGATACTTGTCTATGAGTATGTTGAGAAAGGTCCCCTTAAAAGGCATTTATACGGCTCGTCCGGCTTGCCACCTCTCTCGTGGAAGCAGCGTCTAGAGATATGCATTGGCGCTGCGAGAGGCCTCCACTATCTTCACACTGGGTTTGCTCAAGGAATCATCCACCGCGACATTAAATCGACCAACATTTTGCTTGATGAAAACTATGTGGCCAAGGTTGCTGACTTTGGCCTTTCAAGATCTGGACCTTGTATCAATGAAACACATGTGAGTACTGGTGTGAAAGGTAGTTTTGGTTATCTTGATCCTGAGTACTTCAGGAGGCAGCAGCTAACCGATAAATCGGATGTTTATTCGTTTGGGGTTGTACTCTTTGAGGTTCTTTGTGCTAGACCAGCAGTTGATCCGCAATTGACCCGGGAACAAGTGAATTTAGCAGAATGGGCCTTAGAGTATCTTGAGAAGGGTATGCTAGAGCATATTGTTGACCCTCGCATTGCAGGGCAGATTGAACCGAGGTCATTGAAGAAATTTGGCGAAACGGCCGAGAAATGTTTGGCAGAGTATGGTGTTGATAGGCCAACTATGGGTGATGTCTTATGGAATTTGGAATATGCACTTCAGCTTCAAGAAAGTAGACAACAAAGGGAGCTGCGAGCCGGTATCAGTGCCGACGAATCAGTGAATGTGACTACAACAATTGCTCCTGGAAATTCTTCCAGCAACAGAACAATTGTGAGAGATTATTCAGATGTAAGTAGTAGTCAAGTGTTTTCCCAGCTAATGACCAATGAAGGCAGATAG